The nucleotide window GCATGACATAATGGAGCATGTGAATGACTGTGGCCACAATCGTTGGCAACCATCGCACAAGGGCGACAAGGCAAAGAAGGGTATCGAGAAGTTGGAAGGGCGTTCCAACTGGCAGAGCCTTCACCATTGCGGCACATGCACCGGCGGCGGCATGTGGAAAGTCCGGTGGTGACAATCGACCAGAGAGACGCCCGTCACCCCGCGCGCTGAATGCCGCCTTCTTGAGCCAGCCGCATTTCTGGCCAAGGCTCCCTGGATTTGTCCTGGGGCAGGCCGTGCTGTATCTTACTGAGCCAATGTCGGGCTGTCTGTTTGTAGCGAAGGAGTGATGCTAATGTCTAAAGAAGCATGCATCGAAATCATTGAAGGTATCTACGAAGGCGGAAAGGATGTTACCCTTCCAAGTCGTGAAGGAGAACAGCCTATCACTCTGCTGGCCAGCAGAGATGGGTATCATATGCAAGCGGCATACGAACCGGTGAGCTATAAGGGGGCCGGAGGGGTCTTCGATGCTTTGATTGCCTATTATCAAAGGTAATTCCTAGCCAGACCGGACCTGTGCTATGGGAGTCTGGCCATGAGAAGTTGCCCTCAATGTGGTGGGGTCTGGGCGTACAGTCTGTCCGACGGTCGTTTCAAGTGCCGGAGATGCGGGCA belongs to Desulfovibrio aminophilus and includes:
- a CDS encoding transposase, whose translation is MRSCPQCGGVWAYSLSDGRFKCRRCG